The Aspergillus flavus chromosome 2, complete sequence region CGCGATCGCATGATCCTCAATAAGATCGTCCACCCGGCTGTCCGGTGGGAAGTCTACAAATCTCttctttactattatatcCGGGGCCACTGGGCTGTGGTACTTGATGTCCCGCTTTTGTTCGAGAGTGGGATGGATTTCATCTGCGGGACGGTGATTGTTGTCGGGGTGAGGGATCCGGAGGTGCAGATGGCGAGACTGCGTGCGCGGGACCCGCATTTGAGTGCCGAGGATGCGGAGAATCGGGTGAAGAGTCAGGGTGATGTGAAGGGGAAGGTGGAGAAGGCTGAGTTCCGGGGTACGCAGTCTGCGCGGGGTGTTATTGTTTGGAATGATGGGGATAAGAGCGATTTGGAGAGGGAGGTGAGGAAGGCTGTTGGTACTATTTCGGGGACGAGTCCGAGGTGGTGGGCTTGGTGTTTGCTTTTGGCGCCGCCGTTGGGGGTGGGTGCTGCTGTTTGGAATATGGCGGTTAATTTTGTGACGCAGAAGAattgggagaagagggctacggaggagaaggcgaaattgtagatctatttattttgtttgttttgagATTTGTGCTTGGGTGTTGTTTGTTCCGGTAACTGGCGCTGGTTTGTGGAGTTTATGTCGTGTATACGTTTAGCTGATGGAGTACTACAAGACTATATCTTATGTTATACCCTTTTACTTGCCCGGAACATACTCTGGACTCGGTATACTTGGGTGTATATGGCCAGGAAAGGAAGCTTAATACCCCATATTACCATCCTATATGTAGAGAAATAAGACAGGTTTGACGAAGAAACACCGAACAGCTGAACAGAATATTCTTCCAATCATACGTACTACAACGCATAACCCCCAGACATATCCACCCAAATGTGTCTACATACTCCTCCATTAAAGAATAGTCACAAGTCCTATCCCCAATTTACTCTAGTAAGAGCCCAAACCATGCCCGGAAAATACTTCCTAGCCTCTAAGTAGCCACCACTACTACACCAAGTATCAGCCCAAACTTACCTTCCAAACCCGTCAATCCATTAGTCACATACTCGTAGCCACAACCGACGTGGAGAAATAGTTCGTAGTTTGTAGTTCGTATTCG contains the following coding sequences:
- a CDS encoding putative dephospho-CoA kinase — translated: MLIIGLTGSIATGKSTVSNFLSSPPYSIPIVDTDLLARQVVEPGTPGYKAIVNYFGPSTPDLLLPQSPDDPTGSKRPLNRPALGRRVFGTTEERKRDRMILNKIVHPAVRWEVYKSLLYYYIRGHWAVVLDVPLLFESGMDFICGTVIVVGVRDPEVQMARLRARDPHLSAEDAENRVKSQGDVKGKVEKAEFRGTQSARGVIVWNDGDKSDLEREVRKAVGTISGTSPRWWAWCLLLAPPLGVGAAVWNMAVNFVTQKNWEKRATEEKAKL